gaagcTCTAAAAGCTTTATTTGGTTCCCCCTGATGTTttccaattcttttttccgttcctcctttttttcacttaccACCTGTTTGTAACTTATTGGGTCTTTAAATTTCCCCGTCCTTATGTACCTAGCCCCGCTTGGAATTAATCGGCCTTTCCGAAGTAGGCTCATGTTGACAGCATGGTGCAGTCGTTAaactgggggggggaagtacaCGCTCGAAATCATACAAAAGAGGTAGTTCTCCTCCCCTTTAATGGTAACTTCTTCACCCTTAGGAATCGCTAGCCAAATGGTTTTCTCCCATCTGTTTGCGCTTGCACAAGGGAAAGGTGAGCGGCGGGGTCAGACACAACTCACATGAGCAGAGATATACCTCTCTACTTCTTACGTCTTCacagaaaagagaaaaaaaaaaaaaaaaaagtgccagATTCACAGGCTGGAATGCCTACACGAATGGGATCCGACTGAGGTTTAAAATGTTAGCACATCTTCAAATGAGGTACACGTGATGAAGTTCcttcatcccttttttgcaacttccGCATGGTGTTCTAcggataaattttttggagaccctttttggggggaaatgccAAGAAGGGTATGCGTCCCCTTTGGATGCGTCCCCTTTGGGAAGGTGAAAAACAGGGGTAGCGCGGAGGCTCATGGGGGCAACTGCCAAAATGAATTTCTACATAAGCGGCTACATGCATCTGTACATCTCTGCTTGTCGTGCACGGCAACTCCAGTTTCGAGCATAGGGCGtgctttcaaaaaaaagggagacgcACCACAAGCCCGCGTGGCGAATACTGCACCTCGTTTAGGTGTGGCCCCTCGGAGGGTGGAGGTTCGCCCAAATGTGGGTAGTCAAAACGGCAGGCAAAGCGGCTAAACCTCAAAAACGACGGAGGAGCGCAGCAACACAGCAACGCAGCAGTATAGCAACACAGCAATAAAGCAACACAACAACACAGCAACGCAGCAATAAAGCAATATAGCAATACAGCTCGCGGATTCACCCGGGTCGGcggcgttaaaaaaaaaagcaagcaaaaaaagagaacaaaaatgttgtGGAGATGTGCCCACATAGCATGATCAATGTGAAGGCCTCCAAAAGtggagcaaaataaaaaaaatagcgtCCTCGAATaagccacaaaaaaaaattaagggtacctttttttacttggTATCCTTCGTCCTTTCACACAAGTTTGTACAATCCTAACGACACACTAACATTTggtcattttaaaaagttacataAACATAACTTACGGAAGAACTGCgccaggggaaaaaaggaaaaaaaaaaaagtgtagcACGGAAAAATAGCCCCCTAACACGTTTGACTTAACAGAAAGGATACATCCACCATCTGCGTGTGTGAAAAGTACACCCACGTGGGAACTACAAAAATGGTTTTGAATAAGTTGTACCTGCTCAGCATCCTGATGCTGTTTTACGTTACCACCCTATGTGTGGAAGCTGGGTGATCCAAAAAGTTACACATAAAACTACCAAATGAGGATGAGGACTACTTGGGCAAATTAATTAACATTTCGAAGAAAATAACACAATATGCACGAAACAATAAGGTGAAAATTGCCAAAGTTTTAGCAACATCGGCCCTTTCAGCCTACTCACTTAGTTGGGTATACCAGTCTGGTGTCACATTGCAAAGTGACCCACACTACTCCCTGTTCGTTCCCTCCAACAGCTACATAAACAGTGCCATtaaaaggattaaaaaaaattatcaagtGAAAAAGTATACATTTAAAgagaacaaaattttcgaaaGGAATTTCCACCATGGTTATGGCAATTCAGAAATGGGACGAATATATGCTGTGAACAatttggttaattttttaaattttttaccctacaagtggagaaaaaaatgtacatacaacttttgtaaatataaagaatttgaaaatgtggaaaacCTTTTTGACTACATCAAAATAGGGAAGCATGAAGGACCCATTTTGCTGTTCcaggggaaattaaaaaaaaagttctgGATACATTTGCCACTAAAGTATGAAATTgtgaaagggggggaaggctCTCTTTGCACACTTACTTTTACTCCGTTACACAAATATTACTCTGATTATATTGTCGAGATAAAACTggtgaaggagaaggaaacgAATAACGTAACTTTTATCACCTCTGTTAAGTCCGccaacaaaaatgatgagaaggGAAACTCCTTCTACATAAGTGtggttaaaaatattgccaTGTTTTTAACATATGACATCTTTGAAGGAATAAATAACAACATCCATGTGGTGCACAGAAGGAATGCAAATTGTGGGAAAACGATGTTTACCAGATCGAATGTcactttaaaaaggaaaaaaaaaaaatcttcagtTCGTCCTCTCGCCAGTCATCACCCCGTGGAGTTATAAAATGCGGCGGAGTTAATTAGCCCCTACGGTGGAAAGTTATTCCTGCGCGATGCACACACGTGGGGGAAGCATGACAAGATTAGCAGAAAGGAAGTGTGCATCATCAAGCGgagccttttctttttttttttctgtcattATCGAGGTACACATCTCATCGTCACACAATTGCTCAGTAGACATTGTATGCCCCCCCATAGTGGCACT
This genomic stretch from Plasmodium cynomolgi strain B DNA, chromosome 14, whole genome shotgun sequence harbors:
- a CDS encoding hypothetical protein (putative); this translates as MVLNKLYLLSILMLFYVTTLCLHIKLPNEDEDYLGKLINISKKITQYARNNKVKIAKVLATSALSAYSLSWVYQSGVTLQSDPHYSLFVPSNSYINSAIKRIKKNYQVKKYTFKENKIFERNFHHGYGNSEMGRIYAVNNLVNFLNFLPYKWRKKCTYNFCKYKEFENVENLFDYIKIGKHEGPILLFQGKLKKKFWIHLPLKYEIVKGGEGSLCTLTFTPLHKYYSDYIVEIKLVKEKETNNVTFITSVKSANKNDEKGNSFYISVVKNIAMFLTYDIFEGINNNIHVVHRRNANCGKTMFTRSNVTLKRKKKKSSVRPLASHHPVEL